A window of the Bradyrhizobium ottawaense genome harbors these coding sequences:
- a CDS encoding M3 family metallopeptidase — protein MSEPLQTTDNPEANPLLQAWQTPFETPPFAEILPGHFLPAFERAFADHSAEVAAITHDPSAPDFANTITALERSGKLLAKVSAVFYDLVSANSNPEILAIDKEVSPRMARHWNPIMMNAVLFGRIALIHNNRATLGLSGEQMRLLERTYNNFHRAGAGLDEAAKARRAAINERLAELGTSFSHHLLGDEQDWFMELGEDDFGGLSEAFVASAKAAAEERGLAGKAIVTLSRSSVEPFLKGSSRRDLREKAFRAFTARGDNGNANDNNATIVEILSLREEAAKIMGYPTYAAYRLEDSMAKTPDAVRSLLERVWKPARARAMADRDALQALVAEEGGNFALAPWDWRYYAEKLRQRRANFDDAAIKPYLVLDHMIDAAFDCATRLFGVTFSERKDIPVWHPDVRVWEVKDAGGKHKALFYGDYFARPSKRSGAWMTSLRDQQKLDGEIAPLVINVCNFSKGAGSEPSLLSPDDARTLFHEFGHGLHGMMSDVTYPSLSGTSVFTDFVELPSQLYEHWQEQPQVLRQFAKHYQTGEPLPDDLLKRFLAARKFNQGFATVEFVSSALIDLEFHTQPAAASRDVRAFEKAELEKIGMPAEIALRHRPTQFGHIFSGDHYASGYYSYMWSEVMDADAFGAFEEAGNIFDPATAKRLLDDIYSSGGSVDPEDAYVAFRGREPEPDALLRRRGLLETPEAA, from the coding sequence ATGTCAGAACCCCTGCAAACTACGGACAATCCGGAAGCCAATCCGCTGCTGCAAGCGTGGCAGACGCCGTTCGAGACGCCGCCCTTTGCCGAGATTCTCCCGGGACACTTCCTGCCGGCCTTCGAGCGGGCCTTTGCCGACCATTCGGCCGAAGTCGCGGCGATCACCCACGACCCGTCGGCGCCCGACTTCGCCAACACCATCACGGCGCTGGAGCGCTCCGGAAAGCTGCTCGCGAAGGTCTCGGCGGTGTTCTACGACCTGGTCTCGGCCAACTCCAACCCGGAAATCCTCGCCATCGACAAGGAGGTCTCGCCACGGATGGCGCGGCACTGGAACCCGATCATGATGAACGCGGTGCTGTTCGGCCGGATCGCGCTGATCCACAACAACCGCGCCACGCTGGGGCTATCGGGCGAGCAGATGCGGCTGCTGGAGCGCACCTACAACAACTTCCACCGTGCCGGCGCCGGCCTCGACGAGGCCGCCAAGGCGCGCCGCGCCGCGATCAACGAGCGGCTGGCGGAGCTCGGGACCTCCTTCAGCCACCATCTGCTCGGCGACGAACAGGACTGGTTCATGGAACTCGGCGAGGACGATTTCGGCGGCCTGTCGGAGGCGTTCGTCGCATCGGCGAAGGCTGCGGCGGAAGAGCGCGGGCTCGCCGGCAAGGCGATCGTGACGTTGTCGCGCTCCTCGGTCGAGCCGTTCCTGAAAGGCTCGTCCCGCCGCGACCTGCGCGAGAAGGCGTTCCGCGCCTTTACCGCGCGCGGCGACAACGGCAACGCCAACGACAACAACGCGACCATCGTCGAAATTCTCAGCCTGCGTGAAGAGGCCGCGAAGATCATGGGTTATCCGACCTATGCCGCCTATCGGCTGGAGGATTCCATGGCCAAGACGCCGGACGCCGTGCGCAGCCTCCTGGAGCGGGTCTGGAAGCCGGCGCGGGCCCGGGCGATGGCGGACCGCGACGCCCTGCAGGCGCTGGTCGCGGAGGAGGGCGGCAATTTTGCGCTGGCCCCGTGGGACTGGCGCTACTACGCGGAGAAGCTCAGGCAGCGCCGCGCCAATTTCGACGACGCCGCCATCAAACCCTATCTGGTGCTCGACCACATGATCGACGCCGCCTTCGACTGCGCTACCCGCCTGTTCGGCGTCACGTTCTCCGAGCGCAAGGATATCCCGGTCTGGCATCCCGATGTCCGGGTCTGGGAGGTCAAGGATGCCGGCGGCAAGCACAAGGCGCTGTTCTATGGCGACTACTTCGCACGGCCCTCAAAACGTTCCGGCGCCTGGATGACCTCGCTGCGCGACCAGCAGAAGCTCGACGGCGAGATTGCGCCGCTGGTGATCAATGTCTGCAACTTCTCCAAGGGCGCCGGCAGCGAGCCGTCGCTATTGTCGCCCGACGACGCGCGGACGCTGTTCCACGAGTTCGGCCACGGCCTGCACGGCATGATGTCTGACGTCACCTATCCCTCGCTGTCGGGGACATCAGTATTCACCGACTTCGTCGAACTGCCCTCGCAGCTCTACGAGCACTGGCAGGAACAGCCTCAGGTGCTCAGGCAGTTCGCAAAACACTACCAGACCGGCGAGCCGCTGCCGGACGACCTGCTCAAGCGCTTCCTCGCCGCGCGAAAATTCAACCAGGGCTTTGCCACCGTGGAGTTCGTCTCCTCGGCGCTGATCGACCTGGAATTCCACACCCAGCCGGCCGCCGCCAGCCGCGACGTGCGGGCGTTCGAGAAGGCCGAGCTGGAAAAGATCGGCATGCCCGCTGAAATCGCGCTGCGGCACCGGCCCACCCAGTTCGGCCACATCTTCTCCGGCGATCACTATGCGTCGGGCTATTACAGCTACATGTGGTCCGAGGTGATGGACGCCGACGCGTTCGGCGCCTTCGAGGAGGCCGGCAACATCTTCGATCCCGCCACCGCCAAGCGGCTGCTCGACGACATCTATTCGTCGGGCGGTTCGGTCGACCCTGAAGATGCCTATGTCGCCTTCCGCGGCCGCGAGCCCGAGCCCGATGCGCTGCTGCGCCGCCGCGGGCTGCTCGAAACGCCAGAGGCCGCGTGA
- a CDS encoding type III PLP-dependent enzyme — translation MTERIQEFLRNRRSEGQDTEPCLVVDLEVVRDNYQTFSKALPDSRVFYAVKANPSPEVLSLLASMGSCFDTATVAEIEMALAAGATADRISYGNTIKKERDIARAFALGIRLFAVDCAAEVEKIARAAPGSKVFCRILYDCAGAEWPLSRKFGCDPEMAVDVLDLAKRLGLEPCGISFHVGSQQRKVKAWDRALSMASTVFRDCAERGINLSMVNMGGGFPTKYLKDVPPVVQYGRSIFRALRKHFGNQIPETIIEPGRGMVGNAGIIETEVVLISRKSDEDEVRWVYLDIGKFGGLAETMDESIRYAIRTPHDGAEMTPCVLAGPTCDSADVLYEKMPYPLPVTLEIGDKLLIEGTGAYTSTYSSVAFNGIPPLRTYHI, via the coding sequence ATGACCGAACGTATTCAGGAATTCCTGCGCAACCGCCGCAGCGAGGGCCAGGACACCGAGCCGTGCCTCGTGGTCGACCTCGAAGTCGTGCGCGACAACTACCAGACCTTCTCGAAGGCCCTGCCGGACAGCCGCGTGTTCTACGCGGTGAAGGCAAATCCGTCGCCCGAAGTGCTGTCGCTCCTGGCCTCGATGGGCTCGTGCTTCGACACCGCAACCGTGGCCGAAATCGAAATGGCGCTGGCTGCCGGTGCGACGGCGGACCGCATCTCCTATGGCAATACGATCAAGAAGGAGCGCGACATCGCGCGCGCCTTCGCGCTCGGCATTCGCCTGTTTGCGGTCGACTGCGCCGCCGAAGTCGAAAAGATCGCCCGGGCTGCCCCCGGCTCAAAAGTGTTCTGCCGCATTCTCTATGATTGCGCAGGCGCCGAATGGCCGCTGTCGCGCAAGTTCGGTTGCGATCCGGAGATGGCGGTCGATGTGCTCGACCTCGCCAAGCGTCTGGGCCTGGAACCGTGCGGGATCTCGTTCCACGTCGGCTCGCAGCAGCGCAAGGTGAAGGCGTGGGACCGTGCGCTGTCGATGGCCTCGACGGTGTTCCGTGACTGCGCGGAGCGCGGGATCAACCTGTCCATGGTCAACATGGGCGGCGGATTCCCGACCAAGTACCTCAAGGACGTTCCTCCGGTCGTGCAATACGGCCGGTCGATCTTCCGTGCGCTGCGCAAGCACTTCGGCAACCAGATCCCGGAAACCATCATCGAGCCGGGCCGCGGCATGGTCGGCAATGCCGGCATCATCGAGACCGAAGTCGTCCTGATCTCCAGGAAGAGCGACGAGGACGAGGTGCGCTGGGTGTATCTCGACATCGGCAAGTTCGGCGGTCTCGCCGAGACGATGGACGAGTCGATCCGTTACGCCATCCGCACCCCGCATGACGGCGCGGAGATGACGCCGTGCGTGCTCGCAGGTCCAACCTGCGATTCCGCCGACGTGCTGTACGAGAAGATGCCGTATCCGCTCCCGGTAACGCTCGAGATCGGCGACAAGCTGCTGATCGAAGGCACCGGGGCCTATACGTCGACCTACTCGTCGGTCGCGTTCAATGGCATCCCGCCGCTGCGGACCTACCACATCTGA
- a CDS encoding GNAT family N-acetyltransferase: protein MTALRKTTIALTSDAAPFAIRAERSSDVVAREALLDACFGDNRLNRTCQRLRDERAPAEGLALSATARGRLVGTVRLWHVSVGGKPALMLGPLAVEASSRKFGAGAALMDHALAAAKARGHRAVILLGDAPYYIRFGFSGAKTGELLLPGPFERDRLLGLELSEGALDGAWGMITATGAPELKSRTVRARKALQPVPHAA, encoded by the coding sequence ATGACTGCTTTGCGGAAGACCACCATCGCCCTCACCTCCGATGCCGCTCCGTTCGCGATCCGTGCGGAGCGTTCCTCGGACGTTGTTGCGCGCGAAGCGCTGCTGGATGCCTGCTTTGGCGACAATCGCCTTAATCGCACCTGCCAGCGCCTGCGTGACGAACGTGCGCCCGCCGAAGGCCTTGCCTTGTCGGCCACGGCGCGAGGCCGCCTGGTGGGCACCGTGCGGTTGTGGCACGTCAGCGTCGGCGGCAAGCCGGCGCTCATGCTCGGCCCGCTCGCGGTAGAGGCATCCTCCCGCAAGTTCGGTGCTGGGGCTGCGCTGATGGACCACGCGCTCGCGGCGGCGAAGGCGCGTGGCCATCGCGCGGTCATTCTGCTCGGCGACGCACCCTACTACATCAGGTTCGGCTTCTCGGGCGCCAAGACCGGAGAGCTCTTGCTGCCCGGTCCGTTCGAGCGCGACCGGCTGCTCGGCCTCGAACTCTCCGAAGGCGCGCTCGACGGCGCCTGGGGCATGATCACAGCGACCGGCGCGCCGGAGCTGAAATCCCGGACCGTTCGCGCCCGCAAGGCGCTGCAGCCGGTGCCGCACGCCGCCTGA
- a CDS encoding RidA family protein — MPRHLISTGSPLEKTVGYSRAVIDGDFAFVAGTTGYDYTSMTMPADVASQSRNCFKTIGAALKEGGFAMADIVRATYYVTDAEYIDAHFAVCGEVLGDIRPAATLLVVTALAKPEMKVEIEVTAKRRT, encoded by the coding sequence ATGCCCCGACACCTGATTTCCACCGGCTCGCCGCTTGAGAAGACCGTCGGCTACAGCCGCGCCGTGATCGACGGCGATTTCGCCTTCGTCGCCGGCACCACCGGCTACGACTACACCAGCATGACGATGCCGGCCGACGTCGCAAGCCAGTCACGGAATTGCTTCAAGACCATCGGGGCCGCCCTCAAGGAAGGCGGCTTCGCGATGGCCGACATCGTCCGCGCGACCTACTACGTCACCGACGCTGAGTATATCGATGCCCACTTCGCGGTCTGCGGCGAAGTGCTCGGCGACATCCGCCCCGCCGCGACGCTGCTGGTGGTCACCGCCCTCGCCAAACCCGAGATGAAGGTCGAGATCGAAGTGACCGCCAAGCGCCGCACCTGA
- the rnk gene encoding nucleoside diphosphate kinase regulator yields the protein MTHLPRTQLPPIKIRQADRERLGHLADASAETFPATAEFLAREIERATVVPDTAPLVGIVGMESEVTFRDDATGLQKQVRLVYPNAADIDAGRVSVLTPIGAALIGLSAGQAISFETPSGEQRSLTVLDVRGPN from the coding sequence ATGACCCATTTGCCTCGCACACAGCTTCCTCCCATCAAGATCCGACAGGCGGACCGCGAACGGCTCGGCCATCTCGCCGACGCTTCCGCCGAGACCTTTCCGGCCACGGCCGAATTCCTGGCCCGCGAAATCGAACGCGCGACGGTCGTTCCCGATACGGCGCCGCTGGTCGGAATCGTCGGAATGGAATCCGAAGTGACTTTCAGGGACGACGCGACCGGCTTGCAGAAGCAGGTCAGGCTGGTCTATCCGAACGCGGCTGACATCGACGCCGGCCGCGTCTCGGTTCTGACCCCGATCGGCGCCGCGCTGATCGGGCTGTCGGCCGGACAGGCCATCAGCTTCGAAACGCCGTCGGGCGAACAGAGATCGCTCACCGTCCTGGACGTTCGCGGACCCAATTGA
- a CDS encoding homospermidine synthase yields the protein MSASPASQIYAKITGPIVMIGFGSIGKGTLPMIERHLDYDKSRITVIDPKDEGRKAHCEKHNVRFIQQGVTRDNYRDLLAPLLTEGGGQGFCVNLSVDTGSTDIMELCNELGALYIDTVNEPWLGFYFDSSKGPEARSNYALREVTLAAKKARPAGSTTAVSCCGANPGMVSFFVKQALLNVAADLKLNAPKPKTKAEWADLMRQAGVKGIHIAERDTQRSKSPKEPDVFVNTWSVEGFLSEGVQPSELGWGTHEKWMPENAHTHEAGCGAAIYLMQPGANTRVRTWCPTRGAQYGFLVTHNESISISDYFTVRDASGTAIYRPTCHYAYHPADDAVLSLHEMFGRAAKMQEKHHILDENEIVDGIDELGVLLFGHDNNAYWYGSQLSIEETRKLAPYQNATGLQVTSAVLGGMVWALENPNEGIVEADEMDFDRLLEIQMPYLGPVKGYYTDWTPLKDRPGLFPEDIDTSDPWQFRNVLVR from the coding sequence ATGTCCGCTTCCCCCGCATCGCAGATCTACGCGAAGATTACCGGCCCCATTGTCATGATCGGGTTCGGCTCGATCGGCAAAGGCACATTGCCGATGATCGAGCGGCATCTCGATTACGACAAGTCGCGCATCACCGTGATCGATCCCAAGGACGAGGGCCGCAAGGCACATTGCGAGAAGCACAATGTAAGATTCATCCAGCAGGGCGTGACCAGGGACAATTATCGCGACTTGCTTGCCCCGCTGCTCACTGAAGGCGGCGGCCAGGGTTTTTGCGTCAATCTCTCGGTCGATACCGGCTCTACCGACATCATGGAACTCTGCAACGAACTCGGCGCTCTTTATATCGACACTGTCAACGAGCCCTGGCTCGGCTTCTATTTCGATTCTTCGAAGGGCCCGGAAGCACGCTCCAACTACGCGCTTCGCGAAGTGACGCTGGCCGCCAAGAAGGCGCGCCCCGCGGGCTCGACGACGGCCGTCTCCTGCTGTGGCGCCAATCCCGGCATGGTCTCCTTTTTCGTCAAGCAGGCGCTACTCAATGTCGCCGCTGATCTGAAGCTCAATGCCCCCAAGCCGAAGACCAAAGCCGAATGGGCGGACTTGATGCGGCAGGCTGGCGTCAAGGGCATCCACATCGCCGAACGCGACACCCAGCGCTCCAAGTCGCCGAAAGAGCCGGACGTATTCGTCAACACCTGGTCGGTGGAAGGTTTCCTGTCGGAAGGCGTGCAGCCGTCCGAACTCGGTTGGGGCACCCATGAAAAATGGATGCCCGAGAATGCGCATACCCACGAAGCTGGCTGCGGCGCCGCCATCTATCTCATGCAGCCCGGCGCCAACACGCGCGTGCGCACCTGGTGCCCGACCCGCGGCGCGCAGTATGGCTTCCTCGTCACCCACAACGAGTCGATCTCGATCTCCGACTACTTCACGGTGCGTGACGCATCGGGCACGGCGATCTATCGGCCGACCTGCCACTATGCCTATCATCCGGCTGACGATGCCGTGCTGTCGCTGCATGAAATGTTCGGCCGCGCAGCGAAGATGCAGGAAAAGCACCACATCCTCGATGAGAACGAAATCGTCGACGGCATCGACGAACTCGGCGTGCTGCTGTTCGGCCATGACAACAATGCCTACTGGTACGGCTCGCAGCTCTCCATCGAAGAGACCCGCAAACTCGCGCCCTATCAGAACGCCACCGGCCTGCAAGTGACCTCCGCCGTGCTCGGCGGCATGGTGTGGGCGCTGGAAAACCCGAACGAAGGCATCGTCGAAGCCGACGAGATGGATTTCGATCGTCTGCTGGAAATCCAGATGCCGTATCTCGGCCCGGTGAAGGGCTATTACACCGACTGGACGCCGCTCAAAGACCGGCCCGGCCTGTTCCCGGAAGACATCGACACCTCGGACCCCTGGCAGTTCCGCAACGTGCTGGTGCGCTGA
- a CDS encoding acetoacetate decarboxylase produces the protein MKIDDVRRNAYSMPLTNPAFPPAPYRFFNREYFIITYRTDPEALAAVVPEPLEIAEPLVKYEFIRMPDSTGFGDYTETGQVIPVRYKGEDGGYVHSMYLDDEAPIAGGRELWGFPKKLASPKIAVESDVLVGTLHYGSVLCASATMGYKHREIDHDAVLKSMKAPNFMLKIIPHVDGSPRICELVRYYLEDITLKEAWTGPGALGLFPHALADVARLPVREVVSATHFKADLTLGLGTVDFDYLAK, from the coding sequence ATGAAGATCGACGACGTCAGGCGAAACGCTTATTCGATGCCGCTGACCAACCCGGCGTTTCCGCCGGCGCCCTATCGCTTCTTCAACCGCGAATATTTCATCATCACCTATCGCACCGATCCGGAGGCGCTGGCCGCCGTGGTGCCGGAACCGCTCGAAATCGCCGAGCCGCTGGTCAAGTACGAGTTCATCCGCATGCCCGACTCGACCGGCTTCGGCGACTACACCGAAACCGGGCAGGTGATCCCTGTGCGTTACAAGGGCGAGGACGGTGGCTACGTCCATTCGATGTATCTGGACGACGAAGCACCGATTGCCGGCGGCCGCGAGCTCTGGGGCTTTCCGAAGAAACTGGCGTCGCCGAAGATCGCGGTCGAGAGCGACGTGCTGGTCGGCACGCTGCATTACGGCTCGGTGCTCTGCGCCTCGGCCACCATGGGCTACAAGCACCGCGAGATCGACCACGACGCGGTGCTGAAGTCGATGAAGGCGCCGAACTTCATGCTGAAGATCATCCCGCATGTCGACGGCAGTCCGCGGATCTGTGAACTGGTGCGCTATTATCTCGAGGACATCACGCTGAAGGAGGCGTGGACCGGGCCGGGCGCGCTCGGCCTGTTTCCGCATGCGCTGGCCGACGTCGCCCGGCTGCCGGTGCGCGAAGTGGTTTCAGCGACGCATTTCAAGGCCGACCTGACGCTCGGCCTCGGGACGGTCGATTTCGATTATCTGGCGAAGTGA
- a CDS encoding ABC transporter ATP-binding protein codes for MALSLAIDGLHAGYGAVKALRGVTLGVEAGETVALLGTNGNGKSTLMKCVMGLVRPEHGTITLTIDGAAHDLTKLSTEEIVDLGVALVPEGRRLFPKLTVTENLMLGAFRKLARSAIDRNLALAFETFPVLKERANQLAGTMSGGQQQMLAIARALMSSPRLLLIDEPSVGLSPLLVSQTIAKIGELKARVGLTVLMAEQNFNQAIRIADRGYIIVHGEIAVAARSVDELKANDIVKRLYLGGVA; via the coding sequence TTGGCACTTAGCCTCGCCATCGACGGCCTCCATGCCGGCTACGGCGCCGTCAAGGCGCTGCGCGGTGTCACGCTCGGTGTCGAGGCCGGCGAGACCGTGGCGCTGCTCGGCACCAACGGCAACGGCAAGAGCACGCTGATGAAGTGCGTCATGGGCCTGGTTCGCCCGGAGCACGGCACTATTACGCTGACCATCGACGGCGCGGCGCATGACCTGACCAAACTCTCCACCGAAGAGATCGTCGATCTCGGCGTGGCGCTGGTGCCCGAGGGGCGGCGGCTGTTTCCAAAACTGACGGTCACGGAAAATCTGATGCTCGGCGCCTTCCGCAAGCTCGCCCGCAGCGCCATCGACCGCAACCTCGCGCTCGCCTTCGAGACCTTTCCGGTGCTGAAGGAGCGCGCCAACCAGCTCGCCGGCACCATGTCCGGCGGCCAGCAGCAGATGCTGGCGATCGCACGCGCGCTGATGTCGTCGCCGCGGCTGTTGCTGATCGACGAACCGTCGGTCGGGCTGTCGCCGCTTCTGGTGTCGCAGACCATCGCCAAGATCGGCGAACTCAAGGCGCGGGTCGGCCTGACGGTGCTGATGGCGGAGCAGAATTTCAATCAGGCCATCCGGATCGCCGACCGTGGCTACATCATCGTCCATGGCGAGATCGCGGTGGCGGCCCGTTCGGTCGACGAGTTGAAGGCCAACGACATCGTCAAGCGGCTCTATCTCGGCGGCGTCGCCTGA
- a CDS encoding ABC transporter ATP-binding protein has translation MTQDITSVDAPLLQIDGLTKTFGGFTALDNISVDIKKGERFGLIGPNGSGKTTLINCISGALRQNAGSVMFCGEDITQLPPHLRARRGIARSFQIPRPFKSMTVLENLMVGLDFASVPGAAAAALPEEEVAMSILARMGLAAKAGAPTDTLSQVELRKMELARAMAMRPKLLISDEAMAGLSHSEVDEVLDLLISLGDEDITIIMIEHIMQAVMRFSKRMMCLDAGRIIALGAPDEVMANKRVQEAYLGT, from the coding sequence ATGACGCAAGATATTACGTCAGTCGACGCACCCCTGCTGCAGATCGATGGCCTGACCAAGACCTTTGGCGGCTTCACCGCGCTCGACAATATCAGCGTCGATATCAAAAAAGGCGAACGCTTCGGTCTGATCGGCCCCAACGGCTCGGGCAAGACCACGCTGATCAACTGCATTTCCGGCGCGTTGCGTCAAAATGCCGGGAGCGTGATGTTCTGCGGCGAGGACATCACGCAACTGCCGCCGCACTTGCGCGCGCGCCGCGGCATCGCCCGCTCTTTCCAGATTCCGCGGCCGTTCAAGAGCATGACGGTGCTGGAAAATCTCATGGTTGGCCTCGACTTTGCTTCCGTGCCCGGCGCTGCCGCCGCCGCGTTGCCGGAGGAAGAAGTCGCAATGTCGATTCTCGCGCGGATGGGGCTGGCGGCCAAGGCCGGCGCGCCGACCGATACGCTGAGCCAGGTGGAGTTGCGCAAGATGGAGTTGGCGCGCGCCATGGCGATGCGCCCGAAACTCCTGATTTCCGACGAAGCGATGGCCGGGCTGTCCCATTCCGAGGTCGACGAGGTGCTCGACCTCCTGATCAGCCTCGGCGACGAGGACATCACCATCATCATGATCGAGCACATCATGCAGGCGGTGATGCGGTTTTCGAAGCGGATGATGTGCCTCGATGCCGGCCGGATCATCGCCCTCGGCGCGCCGGACGAGGTGATGGCGAACAAGCGGGTGCAGGAGGCCTACCTTGGCACTTAG